Proteins encoded in a region of the Anguilla anguilla isolate fAngAng1 chromosome 10, fAngAng1.pri, whole genome shotgun sequence genome:
- the LOC118206995 gene encoding integral membrane protein DGCR2/IDD-like — protein MLPKADSSSFALLCLLFALTLTDPPRTGPSLALARLLSELRCNPGQFACRSGKMQCIPMAWKCDGWTACEDKSDEMDCPSMKKERFHYGNSFDQVEDIMGVAQPVRFNKKCPTGWHHYEKTASCYKVYLVNENYWQAVETCRRANGSLATFVTNEELQFILKIEVDFDENVCERKDQCKFWVGYQYVITNQNHSLEGRWEVAYRGSMQVFLPPEGLTNFREAVPNQENVFCAQLQRFQIKTMNERGLHSWHAENCYKKFPFLCKRRQTCVDIKDNVVSEGYYFTPKGDDPCLSCTCHDGEPEMCVAALCERPQGCQHFRKDPKECCKFTCLDPEGSSIFDSMASGMRLIVSCISSFLILSLLLFMVHRLRQRRRERIETLIGGNLHHFNLGRRVPGFDYGPDGFGTGLTPLHLSDDGEGGAFHFHEPPPPYAAYKYPEIHHPDDPPPPYEASINQDTILYVDLGRADALETDGGQAVAENAGPPAHLPEESPTLEQSSVEHEDSIDSSSLLVAPDTPTDGTMTETTVAGRPINSSLSTVV, from the exons gTCCAAGTCTTGCTCTGGCTCGACTGCTGTCAG AGCTGCGATGTAACCCGGGGCAGTTCGCCTGCCGCAGCGGGAAGATGCAGTGCATCCCCATGGCCTGGAAGTGCGATGGCTGGACGGCCTGTGAGGACAAGAGCGATGAGATGGACTGCCCCT CCATGAAGAAGGAGAGGTTTCACTACGGAAACAGCTTCGATCAGGTGGAGGACATCATGGGCGTGGCTCAACCCGTGCGCTTCAACA AGAAGTGCCCCACCGGGTGGCACCACTATGAGAAGACCGCCAGCTGCTACAAGGTGTACCTGGTCAACGAAAACTACTGGCAGGCGGTGGAGACGTGCCGGAGGGCCAACGGCTCCCTGGCCACCTTTGTCACCAACGAGGAACTGCAGTTCATCCTGAAGATCGAGGTGGACTTCGACGAGAACGTGTGCGAGCGCAAGGACCAGTGCAA attcTGGGTTGGCTATCAGTATGTGATCACAAATCAGAACCACTCCCTGGAAGGGCGATGGGAAGTGGCATACAGAG GATCCATGCAGGTCTTCTTGCCCCCAGAGGGCCTGACGAACTTCAGGGAGGCGGTGCCCAACCAAGAGAACGTCTTCTGCGcccagctgcagcgcttccagaTAAAGACCATGAACGAGCGCGGCCTGCACAGCTGGCACGCCGAGAACTGCTACAAGAAGTTCCCCTTCCTCTGCAAGAGGA GACAGACGTGTGTGGACATCAAGGACAACGTGGTGAGCGAGGGGTACTACTTCACGCCGAAGGGGGACGACCCCTGCCTCAGCTGCACGTGTCACGACGGCGAGCCGGAGATGTGCGTGGCGGCGCTCTGCGAGCGGCCCCAGGGCTGCCAGCACTTCCGCAAGGACCCCAAAGAGTGCTGCAAGTTCACCTGCCTGGACCCAG AAGGGAGCAGCATCTTTGACTCCATGGCCAGTGGAATGCGCCTGATCGTCAGCTGCATTTCGTccttcctcatcctctctctgctgctcttcaTGGTCCACCGATTGAGGCAGCGGCGACGCGAGCGCATCGAGACCCTGATTGGAGGCAACC TGCACCACTTCAACCTGGGCCGCAGGGTGCCCGGGTTCGATTACGGGCCGGACGGGTTCGGCACGGGCCTGACTCCCCTCCACCTGTCCGACGACGGAGAAGGGGGCGCTTTTCACTTCCATGAGCCGCCCCCACCGTATGCTGCCTACAAGTACCCTGAAATTCACCACCCAGACGACCCTCCACCTCCCTACGAGGCCTCCATCAACCAAGACACCATCCTCTATGTGGATTTAG GGAGGGCTGATGCTCTCGAAACAGACGGCGGTCAGGCAGTCGCCGAGAACGCCGGTCCCCCAGCACACCTCCCAGAGGAGAGCCCCACACTGGAACAGTCCTCGGTGGAGCACGAAGACTCCATCGACAGCAGCTCGCTCCTGGTTGCCCCGGACACACCAACCGACGGCACCATGACAGAGACTACTGTGGCAGGTCGCCCCATCAACTCCTCACTGAGCACTGTCGTATAG